The DNA sequence ATTGAAGGAATGCCTTCGGTAATTCTTCTTTGTGGTCTCCAAGGGTCGGGAAAAACAACAACAGCTGCTAAACTTGCTGAATATGTAATTAAAGATCGTAAGGCTAAGAAAGTTCTTGTGGTTCCCTGTGATCTAAAAAGGTTTGCAGCTATAGAGCAATTAAAAATTTTGGTTTCCCAAACAAAAGCTGAACTATACCAAACTCAAGAAGATAACCCCGTATCTGTTGTTACTCGCGCGCTTGCCTATGCTAAAGAGCAAGGTCATGATCTTGTTATTCTTGATACTGCAGGGCGTCTCAATATAGATAACGAACTTATGGAAGAGTTAAGAGCTATACAAAAAGCTTCTCAAGCCAATGAGCGGCTTTTTGTAATGAACCTAGCTATGGGACAGGATATTGTAGGAATAGCGCAAGCGTTTGACAAGTATTTAGATCTTACAGGAGTGATTCTCTCGATGACTGATGGGGACGCGCGAGCAGGAGCAGTTTTTTCAATTAAGCATGTCCTTGGTAAGCCCATTAAATTTGAGGGATGTGGAGAGCGTGTTCAAGATTTGCGTTCTTTTGATCCCCAATCAATGGCCGACCGTATCCTTGGAATGGGAGATACAATAAACTTCGTTAAAGAAATGCGGCAATATATCTCTGAAGAAGAAGATGCAGAGTTAGGTAAAAAACTTGCTACTGCAGCTTTTACTTATGAAGATTATTATAAGCAAATGAAAGCATTTCGTCGCATGGGGCCTTTGAGAAAGCTCTTGGGTATGATGCCAGGTTTTAATAATTCTAATCCAAGTGAAAAGGATTTAGAGGATTCTGAGAAACGGATGAAAACAACAGAAGCAATCATCCTTTCCATGACTCCAGAAGAAAGAAAGGAGCTAGTGGAATTGGATATGAGCCGTATGAAGAGAATTGCCTCTGGATGTGGTTTAAGTTTAGGCGATGTGAATCAATTCCGTAAACAGATGTTGCAATCTAAAAAGTTTTTTAAAGGAATGTCTAAAGGAAAAATGGAACAAATGAAGAAAAAAATGTCTGGAGGAAATCAGTGGCGTTAAAAATTCGTTTAAGACAACAAGGGCGTAGAAATCATGTTGTTTATAGATTAGTACTCGCAGATGTCGAGTCTCCTCGTGATGGTAAGTACATAGAATTATTGGGGTGGTATGACCCTCATAGTTCTGTAAATTATCAGTTGAAAAGTGAACGAATTTTTTATTGGTTAGAACAGGGTGCACAACTTTCTTCAAAAGCTGAAGCTTTAGTAAAACAAGGTGCTCCAGGGGTTTATAGCGCGCTTGTCTCTAAACAAGAAGCTCGCAAACTAGTTATGCGTAAAAAGCGTCGTGTCTATAGACAACGTCGATCTGCACAAAGAGAAGAAGCAGCTAAAGCTGCAACTAAATAGGTAATGAACTGGGATGAAGATAGATATACTTTCTTTATTCCCAGGTTATTTTGATGGTCCGCTGCAAACAAGTATTTTAGGTAGAGCTTTAGAGCAAGGACTCTTAGATGTCCAACTAATAAATCTTCGTGATTTTGGACTCGGCAAATGGAAGCAGGTGGATGATACGCCTTTTGGTTGTAGTGGGATGCTATTAATGGCGGAGCCTGTTACTTCAGCTATTAGAAGTATAAGAAAAGAAAGTTCTAGGGTAGTCTATCTTTCTCCTCAAGGAGCTTTATTAACAGCTGAGAAGAGCCGAGAATTAGCTCAGACTGACCATTTGATATTACTCTGTGGTCATTATGAAGGTATTGACGAGCGTGCTATCGAGAGCGAAGTAGATGAAGAAATTAGTATTGGGGACTATGTTCTAACTAATGGTGCAGTTGCTGCTCTTGTCCTTATCGATGCGGTCTCGCGCTTTGTTCCTGGTGTTTTAGGGAATCAAGAAAGTGCTGAAAGCGATTCTTTAGAAAACGGCTTATTAAAAGGGCCTCAGTATACACGTCCTAGAATATTTGAAGGGAAAGCGGTTCCTGAAGTCTTGTTGCAGGGTAATCATAATGCTATTGCCCAATGGAGATTGGATGCAAGTAAACAAAGGACTTGTGAAAGACGACCTGATTTGTATTTGAACTATCTCTACAATCGCTCTATGAGCGAAGAATTTGGTGTAGATAGTAGAGAGAATCAACATCAATTCAAGTGTGGAAAAATTGCTATAATATTAGAAGTAAAGAAGTTAAAACAGGCAAAAAGTTTTTATTGTAAAGTATTTAGGTGTGACCAACCTTGGATAGGTCTTGAGGATAAATTTTGCCTTCCTGATGAAGGCAAAACCTTATTTTGGTTGCAAGAAGTTGGAGCCGAGAAAAAAAATACGACCACACTATCTGTTTACTTTAATTCTGAAGAGGATTTTCTTTGTCTTCTAAGAAGATGGGAGTTGTTTGGTGGGACATTGTTAGAGAAACACGCTAATGAGCATGTTGTTTTGGCCCTAGCGGAAGATCTAGATGGACATGTATGGATGTTCTCTTGGCATAAGATAAAATAAGAAGGAAGAGAATTTTAGGTGGTATATTATGGGGAATTTACTAAAAGAGTTGGAGCAAGAACAGTGTAGGAACGATCTTCCTGATTTTCATGTTGGTGATACTATTCGGTTAGCTACAAAGATTTCTGAAGGTGGTAAAGAACGCGTTCAGGTATTTCAGGGTACGGTAATGACTCGTCGAGGCGGTGGTTCTGGAGAGACGGTATCTTTACATCGTGTAGCTTATGGCGAGGGTATGGAAAAGAGTTTCTTGCTTAATAGTCCTAGGATTGTAAGTATTGAAGTTATTAAGCGAGGTAAAGTTGCTCGAGCGCGCTTATATTACTTAAGAGGAAAAACAGGTAAAGCTGCTAAGGTTAAAGAATTTGTAGGGCCCAGATCCTCAAAAAAATAGCCTACTTCCACTAGCCAGCGACAGAATATCTTCCTATTTAATGAGTATTAATAATCTGCAGTAGCGTATGAATACTTCTATTTCTGATTCTGAAGTCCAGCGTTTTCTCTCTATGATGACTTTTGAGAATGAAGTTGCTTCTGAAGGATTTAGTCTAATCGCTGGTGTAGATGAAGCTGGAAGAGGGCCACTTGCAGGCCCCGTAGTTGCTGGTGCTTGTGTTTTACCTCGAGGAACAGTGTTTCCTGGAATAAACGACAGTAAAAAATTAACTCCTAAGGAACGAGCTAAAATTCGTGAAACTTTAGTACAAGATCCAAAGGTCTTTTTTGGTATAGGTGTTGTTTCCGTAGAAAGAATAGACCAAATCAATATTTTAGAAGCTACTAAAGAAGCGATGATTGAAGCGATTTCTTCTTTATCAATACTCCCAGATTTTCTTCTTGTTGATGGCTTGTATCTATCTCATGTAATTCCTTGTAAAAAGATAGTTCGAGGGGATGCTAGATCGGCATCAATAGCTGCAGCCTCTATACTAGCCAAAGAGTATCGTGACGAATTGATGCTAAAATTACATGAGCTATATCCTCAGTATGGATTTGATAGGCATAAGGGATATGGAACTACTTTTCACTTAGAAGCAATACGCCGTTATGGTCCCAGTCCTTGCCATAGAAAGACCTTTTCTCCGATCAAGCAAATGTGTGTTGCTCTATGAATAAGATTTTAGTCGACTACCCCTTTTCCCCAGATGGTCCTGAGTGCTTGCCAAAGCTTTTTACTATTAGTGCTCCGGCGGGAGTAGGAAAAACAACTCTTGTCCGTATGCTAGAGGAGGAATTTCCTTTTACCTTTGTTAAAACTATATCGGTAACAACAAGGAAAGCTCGAGAAGGGGAGGTCTCTGGTAAAGATTATCATTTTGTTTCACATCAAGAATTTCAAAAACTTTTAGATGATCAGTCTCTATTGGAGTCAGTTTTTCTGTTTGGAGAATATTATGGGACAAGTATGTTAGAGATTGAACGAATTTGGAATCTTCGAAAACACGCGATTGCTGTTGTTGATATCCAAGGGGCTTTATTTATTCGATCTCACATGGTGAGCACATCTATTTTTATTGCTCCACCTTCACAAGAGGAACTTGAGAGAAGATTAGCTTTACGAGGGTCTGAAGAGCGAATCCAAAGAAAAGAACGACTAGAGCATAGCCTTGTTGAGCTTGCAGCTGCACATCAGTTTGACTATGTTATTGTTAATGATGACTTAAATCAAGCTTATAAGGTTTTAAAAAGCATTTTTATAGCTGAAGAACATAGGAATATATTATGAATAAAAAAGATCGTTTCACTAATGAAAAGTTAAACAAACTTTTCGATAGTCCTTTTAGTTTAGTGAACTATGCGATTAAACAAGCAAAGATTAAGATTGCAAAAGGCGACGTTCGCTCTTCCAATGTTGCGATTGAAACTCTCCTACTATTAGATCGCGATGGGATACAACCAGATTTTATTGAAGAGACTACAATTACTGTCTCCCCTCCTGTAGAAAGAAAAAGATCAGAACACACAAATTCTAGGAAAAAAGATCCATCAGCATATACTTGGAGTGATGTAAAGTAATGTCAAAAAGGGTTTTGATTACCTCAGCTTTACCCTATGCTAATGGTCCACTACATTTTGGTCATATTGCAGGAGTTTATCTTCCTGCGGATGTGCATGCGAGGTTTCGTAGGTTATTAGGGGATGATGTCCTTTATATTTGTGGCTCGGATGAATTTGGCATAGCGATTACTTTAAATGCAGATCGTGAAGGGTTAGGATATCAAGAATATGTGGATATATATCATAAGCTACATAAAGATACCTTTGAAAAGTTAGGGTTTGCTTTAGATTTCTTTTCTCGAACTACAAATTCCTTTCATGAAGAGATTGTCCAAGATTTTTATAAGCAGCTTAAAGCTTCTGGATTGATTGAGAATCGTCTTTCTGACCAACTCTATTCTGAAGAAGAAGGACGTTTTCTTGCGGATCGGTATGTAGAAGGAAAATGTCCTCGTTGTGGATTTGATGGTGCTCGGGGTGACGAATGTCAGCATTGTGGTGCGGACTACGAGGCAACAGATTTGGTAGATCCTAAGTCTAAGATTTCTGGAGCTGCGTTAATAAAAAGAAAGACAGAACACTCGTATTTTCTTTTAGATCATGTTCAAGATGCTTTGCTTGCTTTTATTAAAGACTGCTATTTACCTGAACATGTTCGTAAATTTGTTGTAGATTATATAGAGAATGTTAGACCTCGCGCTATTACTCGAGATTTATCTTGGGGGATTTCTGTTCCAGATTTTCCAGGGAAAGTGTTTTATGTATGGTTTGATGCTCCTATAGGATATATCAGCGGAACTATGGAATGGGCGGCCTCCCAAGGCAATCCCGAGGCGTGGAGGTCTTTTTGGCTTGAAGAAGACGTAGAGTATATCCAATTTATAGGTAAAGACAATCTTCCTTTCCATGCTGTGATTTTCCCAGCTATGGAATTAGGGCAGAAACTTCATTATAAGAAAGTTGATGCCTTAGTAGTTTCAGAGTTTTATCTCTTAGAGGGGCGTCAATTCAGTAAGTCTGAGGGTAACTACGTTGATATGGATGCATTTTTGAATTCATATTCTCTAGATAAATTGCGTTATGTGCTCGCCGCTACAGCTCCAGAAACTTCAGATAGTGAATTTAGTTTCCTTGATTTTAAGACACGTTGTAATTCCGAGTTGGTAGGAAAGTTTGGGAACTTTATAAACCGTGTTCTAGCTTTTGCTGAGAAGAATCATTATGACAAGCTTTCTTATAATTCTGGGCTTTTAGAAGATAGTGACAAGGTATTTCTTAAAGAGGTTCTTGAGCTTGTTAGGGATGCTGAAAAGTGTTATAGAGATTATAGCTTACGTAAAGCAACGAACGTCATTATGGCACTGGCAGCTTTAGGAAATGTTTATTTTAATCAAAAAGCTCCCTGGAAGCTCTTAAAAGAGGGTGCTCGTGATCGTGTCGGGGCAATTTTGTTCTGCGCATGTTATTGTCAGAAATTGCTAGGTTTGATTAGTTATCCGATCATGCCTGAAAGTGCTATAGCGATTTGGAAGATGATCTCACCAAAGTCTCTAGAAAACTGTGAGTTTGATAAAATGTATGCTAGAAATCTATGGAATCAAGCAATTTTAGATATTATAAGTGAAGAGTTTCACCTAAAGTCTCCATGGTTGCTATTTACAACCGTAGACTAGACTCTAGACGTTGTATACTGTTAAGATTTTGATTTTCGGATTTTATTTGGAGTCTAGTTTTTTAAGCGCATCTGCTAGGCCTGTACATCGGTGCTGGACTCGATTATTTCTTGTTGCAATAGCAATAGCTTTTTTTGTTCCAACAAGAATCACTAATTGTTTGCCTCGAGTGATAGCAGTGTAAAGGAGATTTCTATAGAGCATCATGAAGTGCGATGTATGGATAGGAATAATAATACAAGGACTTTCACTCCCTTGATACTTATGTACTGAAGTAGCATAGGCTAATACTAAATCATCAAGCTCCGAAAAAGAGTAGCTTATATGTCTTCCTTCCATACGAACAACAACAGATTTTTCTTCGAAATTGATTGTAGATACGTAGCCTATATCTCCGTTAAAGACTTCTTTATTATAGTTATTACGGGTTTGCATGACCTTGTCTCCAATAGCATAGGATTGAAACCTTCCATGGAGATTTGCTTTTTTAGGGTTTAGCGCATGTTTGAGTGCTTTATTTAAATTATAGATTCCTAGGGTTCCCTTTTTCATAGGGGCTAAGACTTGAATATCTTGAGGATAGATATGATATTTTTTTGGAACAAACTGGGTAATGAGATGAATGATATGATTGAGAGCTTCTTCCTGATCGTCCTTTTGGAAAAATAAGAAGTCTCGACGTCCTGTTTCTGGGTACAAAATAGGAAATTCTCCTTCATTTACTCTATGTGCATTGGTCACGATTCCTGAGTCATGAACTTGGCGAAAAATTTTATTTAATCTGATGACTGTTATTTTATTTGATGTAATTAGGTCCTTAAGAATATTGCCTGGACCTACACTTGGAAGCTGATGAATATCTCCAATAAACACTAGAGTAGTATAGTCAGGAAGAGCTTTTAGGAAATGGTGTAATAAGTGTGTATCAATCATTCCTGATTCATCAACAATGATTAAATCACAATCTATAGGGTTGTCGTGATTTTTTCGGAAAGACTTAGTTTTAAAATCATATTGGAGGAGCGCATGAATCGTAACAGAATGTTTTTGTGTGATTTCTGTCATTCGTTTAGCAGCTTTTCCTGTAGGAGCCGCTAGGATGATTTTATGAGTCACTTGCTCAAAGATTTTGAGTATTGCTTGAGTGATAGTACTTTTTCCTGTTCCAGGTCCTCCTGTAATGATCAGCAGCTTTTCAGAAAAACAAGCTTTAATAGCTTCTTGTTGTTGTTCTGCTAGAGTTACGCTTAAGTTGTCTTCAACCCAGGCAATAGCTTTTTCTCCATCGATAGAGCGTGTTCTTCTTGAAGAAAATAAAACGCGCTTCAAATCAGCAACTATAGTTTTTTCTGCAAGATAAAGATAACGTGTCCAGACATGCAAGGTTCCTGCAATATCTTGAGTATATAGTAGTTTACGGCTTTGCATATTAAGGATTTGTGTCTGGATTTCTTCTAGGGTAATAGGAGATTCAAACACATCCTGATTTAAAAGCTTGGCAACGATCTCTGTAAGCAATTCTAGGGGATAACAAGTATGGCCTTCTTCTTGCAGTTCTTCTAAGGAATGTTCGATACCAGCACATAGGCGACTTTCAGAATTTTTAGGAACACCGAGTTTCATAGCTATAAAATCAGCAGTTTTAAATCCAATTCCTTCCATTTCTCTAGCTAGAAGAAAGGGATCCTCACAGATTTTTTCTATAGACTTTTCTTGGTACTTTTTAAAAATCCTCACGCCATAATGAATTGGAATATTGTATTCCTGAAGGAAGAGTAATGTTTTTCTTAAGATCTTCTGTTCACAAAGTTGTTTACAGATGTTAGCGCATCTTGTGTCACTAATGCCAGCAACTTCACTTAAGCGTTCAGGATTAATATCTAGAATATAGCAGGTTTTTTCTTGAAATTTTTCAATAATCTTCTCAGCAATCTTAGGACCTATTCCTTTAATGAGTTTCGAAGTGAGATAGTGAAAGACACCACGATATTCATAAAGGAGAGAAGAGTCATAACTATGAATTTGGAAGTACTTAGTATTTGAATAAGATTGACTCCACACGCCATAAATCTGAACTTGGGAGCCTAGTACCAAGGGGGAGGGAAGTTTGCCTTTAATCAAAATAGGAGTATGTCTATCAGGTATTTTAATATAAGCAGTAACTTCCCCGGAGTCTTTGTTTTCAACAAGTATTTGCTCTAAGTATCCGCAAATTTTTTCCATAGAATTCTAAAACATTGTTTTCTGGAAAATGAAGTACCTTAGGGAATCTTTATAAAAAACAAGGATCATAAACTTTTTCGGATAAAAACGAAAAATCCCAGGGTTTTTAATCTTGGGGTAAACATATCAATGAATTATTTTATATAGTAACTATTTCCTCGTACATTGTTTTTTATTCTCGGATGCAAAATCAAGGCAACCAGGGAACCCTCATTACTAAAACGATTTTTACTACTACAATGAGTAGAAAAGACTAGCTCTATTGTAGGTTCGAATAGAAATAAAACAACTTTTGTTTCACTAGCTTCTAATCATAATGAACATACGGAGGGATTTCATTCTTAGTTGCTGGCAAAAAGCTACTTTTTGACGTGCCTTCTATCCAGCTTTGTTAATATCATAAAGATAAAGATTACCAAAATCTATTGTAGAATAGGCTGGATAACATGAGAGAAAGACATCAGGAACATAGAAAAGCATGTGGCAGTCTTTTTTGGTTTCTTTATTCAAGAGAAGGTGAAACTTGATGACCTTTTGAGCTTTTTCCTATTTTTCTGCCAAAGAGTACAAGACAAAGTAAGCTTCCTCCTAACATTAAAAAGATTCCTAGGCCTTCTTTTATGGAAGGAAGACTCCTTGAGTAAAGATAGGTAAGCACAAGACCAAAAATAGGTTCAAAAATTAATATAGCGCCTAATAAGGCTGGAGAGAGGTTAACACTAGCTTTATTCCAGGCCGTTAGAGCTTTTGCTGAGGAGAAGATTCCCATAGCTCCGCATAGAAGGAAGAAGAGGAGCCGTTCTGAGATAGGTGTGTATGTGATTAGGGTTCTTGTAATATGGGTAACCTCCAAGAAATCTAGGACTACAATCAGAGGGAGGCAAACTATTAAAGCGCTGATTCCAATAAGATAGCTCCATGATCTAGGATTAAGTTCCGGGTGCTTATCCAGTAGCGATTGATTGCAGATCACATAGATTACCCACAGGCTTGTAGAGAATATAACCATTCCAATTCCCAAGATGGAATAGAGAGGAGAGGCTGCTGTTGGTAATTCGAGGGCAGAGATATGGGTTAAGATTACTCCTATGATAATGATACTACTGATAGCAAAGAGTAAAGGATATGAGAGTTCTTTTTGCTTTGTATTGGAGTAATAGAGCACCGCTATAGGGGCTAGACCCGCAATAACTACTGTAATGGCTGATCCAACATAGCGGATGCCCAGTGTGACTCCGAAGTAGTAAAGAGGATTAATGAGTAGGGTCCAAAGTATGCTTTTCCCCCAAAGACTTAAAGAAGTTTTTTTTATTAATGAGGGATTTTTTATAATACAAGCAATCAGAGAGAAAATGCCAAAAATGGTATAACGAGTAAGAACAATGTCAAGATCCCCGAAAGAACTCAGGAAGTTTGGAATGACAAAGACCATGCCCCAATATAAACAGGCAATAAGACCTTGAAATATACCTAGAGGTAGGTTGCGGGATTTAGACTCTTGATTTTCGTTAGGAAACATAAAGTTCTCAGAGAATATGAGCAAAAAAACTACTCATAATTTTAACATGGCTGGGATTTTTTTCGATATTCGGACTTTTAAATAATACGAAACGATTTTCTCTTCTAGAGGAAAGATAGAAACACAAGAGAAAAATGCTTAAAAACCAAGTCCTTGTTTATTGTAGTGAAGGGGTTTCTCCTTATTACCTGCGACATACCATACGTTTTCTTCGGCACTATAGTCGCCAGATAAGAGATTTAGATATTCTCAGGGTCGATGGGAATTTTTTAATTAAAAATCCCTTTTGGGAAGCATCGACTCGCTTACTTGTATTCCCAGGTGGTGCCGATCGGCCTTATCATCGTGTGCTTCATGGCTTAGGAACTGCGCGTATTTCTGAGTATGTTTATGAAGGAGGGAACTTTCTAGGTATTTGTGCAGGAGCTTATTTTGGCTCTAGGATGATTTATTTTTATGAATCTGAAGGAGCGCCGCTTCAAGGGATACGAGATTTAGGATTTTTCCCAGGGACTGCTAAAGGTCCAGCTTATGGTGGATTTTCTTATGTTAGTCCTGCTGGGGTAAGAGTCTCCCCTCAGATGTTTTCAGAGTTTGGGTTAGGATACGCTATGTTTAATGGTGGATGTATTTTCGAAGGAGTTGAAGAGTATCCCGAAATGAACGTTGAGTCTCGTTATGCAGATCTTCCTGGACAACCTGCCAGCATAGTATCTAGGATTTTCGGTAAAGGTCTGGCTGTTCTTTCAGGACCTCATATAGAATATCTTCCTTACTACTGCCAGATGATGGAGGGTAATGTGCAGGAGGCTCGTGAATTTCTTCGAAGAGAGTCTGTAACGTTGAACTGCTACTGTGAGAATCTTATCAAGCGGCTACTGTTCCCTCTGTTTTCCGAATTGGAACGATAGAATCTTTGAATTCTTGAGAATTAATCAAGTTGGCTTTCTTGTGACATTGAAGTCTTTAATAACTTGATAGAGAAGGGGACAAGAAAGAACTATGGAACGGGTAACCACATTTCGAATATTGTTAGTTTTATTAGTGATGCAGGACCTCTCTTCATAGCCTTGGATTAATCCAAAGGAGGCAACGTTTGGTGGTGCAAGGTTCTTTTTATATATAAACCGATTGAGATAGTCTTCAGGTTCTAATACGTATTCATATTCATTATAGTTGAGCTGCTCAAATACGCAGAGAAAAGCGAGTACTTCTATTTTTCTTAATAGGAGGTTTTCACTTCCCGTTATCAAGGGATGAATAAGCAAAACTTGACTTTCCTCTAATGCTATTGAAAATAAGTTGTGGTAATGGATAAAAAATTTTTTAAAAATCTCATAGAGCTGATTAGAAGAGACCTTTTTGTTCTTGACTATAGGGAAATAGTAGGTTGCATTATTGATCACAGTTTGGATAAGACCATCATCGTATTCGGGTGAGATATTTAAATCCTCAAAGGAGACTTGAGAAGCTACGCCTAAAGTCCCTATATTTTTTTTCTCTAACTTTAAGCGAAGCGTCTCTAGTGATTCAGAGGTTACAAAGACTGTTGGATCCATATGAAGATGAGAAAGAGCATACCCAGAATCTTCTTCTATTATTGTCCAACTTGTAAGGGCGCTTTTAATTAGAAAATTTGGATCTTTAAGAAACACGTTATTCCACTTTTTAGGAGAGGGAAAGAAGATTTGTGCTCCTTGATATACTTGTTTTCCTCGATATAACGATGTCTGTAAATCTAAACAGGATGAATCAGATGGTGTTACCTTATTTCGAAGGATATTTAGGAGGTCAGGAGTTAATGAAGGAGTTTTTTTAGGAAGTTTAGGCTCTAGTATAGGTTTGTCAAATTTTCTCTTGATGACTGAACAGCAATGTGTTTGAAAGAGAATAGAGATTCCTGTAACTATGAATATCACACTAAGAATGCATAGCGCAGCAATTAATAGAGTGTTTGGAAGTAGTCCGGTTAATAGAATGATCACGCATATCGCTATAGTTAAGAACAGAGAAAGGACTGTGAGAGAAAGTTGAACTAATCCGCATGATGAAGACTGTTCTTGGGTTAATTGAGATTCTTTATAGTGATTGGTAACTGGGGAATATCTAACCATATGGCATTAGGTAATAGCAAAGAACTCATTAAAAGAGTCTATATGCTAGAGAAGGATGAAAAATAAAATTAAATAGAAAAATCCTCCGGAGGATGGGTTCGAACCAACGACCAATGGATTAACAGTCCACTGCTCTACCGCTGAGCTACTCCGGAACAGACTTTGTTGCCTACATGTTCTATTACACAATGGTAAAAAGTCAATGATTTTCACAATCTCATAAGATAAAGGTTCATTATAATCTTCCGATTTTTATTAATTTTTTTTGCACTATTACTTATCTTCATTCAAATTACGTAGTTTTTGGAGTGATTTATGGGGGATGCTAAAGTAGAACGACCTACTTATAATGGATCTTCATTGATTTTAAAAACATCGGTGGCTCAGGAAGTCTTTAAACAACATCGTAAGGCCTTTTACCTTTTATTGATTGCTTCAATTATAGTTTTGGTAGCTATTGGAATAAGTTTCTGTATATTTCCTGAGTATGTAATTGCTTTTGTTTTGACTATAGTTTTCTTTGTCCTTGGTATAAGCATTGCATTATTTTTCTTGATGCGTGGCTTGCGTTTTTCACTTAATGATCGCTTATGGTTGTCAGAAAAAGGATATGCTCTTAGTCAAAATGAGCTTGGACCTTTTTTGGATGTACGTCTAGTAAGGGAAATTTTAGAAAAATCTCCCTATATTAAATCAAGAGCTTTACTCCCTTTAGCAGATATATCTGAGGATCCTGGACAAGCTGCAGTTGTATTACTTTCTCCCTGGACTTTTTTTTCGTCTATGGATTCAAGCGCTTTATTTCCGATTCCTCAACAAGAGGGGGATGAATATACAGACCACACGTTCCCTTTGCTTTCTAGGCTAGAAAGAACATCACTTTTAGTTTTATTGAGTGTCTTTACTCTTAACGATATCAGGAAAGATAGTATTCCCTTAGATGAACAGAATTTTTTTCCTTTTGTAAGTAAGAAAGCAAAGGATTATGGGGTTCAAGATTTAAAGTATAAGGTTATATCTTGGTTGAAAGAAATAAGCCTCGAATTAGAACCCGATATTAATTTTCAGGTCTCAAGGGCACTGTTTTCGGCATATCGTTATTTAAGACGTCCTGATTTGACTTCCTTAGAGTTGGAACGTTTGCATCTCATAAGCTGCTTTCAAGGAAATCTTGTTCATTACTTATCTTTATTTGTTAATCCTAAAGATTTATCCGATCCTGAATTTCTAAATATTTGCAAGCATGTAGAA is a window from the Chlamydia serpentis genome containing:
- a CDS encoding BPL-N domain-containing protein, yielding MLKNQVLVYCSEGVSPYYLRHTIRFLRHYSRQIRDLDILRVDGNFLIKNPFWEASTRLLVFPGGADRPYHRVLHGLGTARISEYVYEGGNFLGICAGAYFGSRMIYFYESEGAPLQGIRDLGFFPGTAKGPAYGGFSYVSPAGVRVSPQMFSEFGLGYAMFNGGCIFEGVEEYPEMNVESRYADLPGQPASIVSRIFGKGLAVLSGPHIEYLPYYCQMMEGNVQEAREFLRRESVTLNCYCENLIKRLLFPLFSELER
- a CDS encoding DMT family transporter; translation: MFPNENQESKSRNLPLGIFQGLIACLYWGMVFVIPNFLSSFGDLDIVLTRYTIFGIFSLIACIIKNPSLIKKTSLSLWGKSILWTLLINPLYYFGVTLGIRYVGSAITVVIAGLAPIAVLYYSNTKQKELSYPLLFAISSIIIIGVILTHISALELPTAASPLYSILGIGMVIFSTSLWVIYVICNQSLLDKHPELNPRSWSYLIGISALIVCLPLIVVLDFLEVTHITRTLITYTPISERLLFFLLCGAMGIFSSAKALTAWNKASVNLSPALLGAILIFEPIFGLVLTYLYSRSLPSIKEGLGIFLMLGGSLLCLVLFGRKIGKSSKGHQVSPSLE
- a CDS encoding ATP-dependent RecD-like DNA helicase, with the protein product MEKICGYLEQILVENKDSGEVTAYIKIPDRHTPILIKGKLPSPLVLGSQVQIYGVWSQSYSNTKYFQIHSYDSSLLYEYRGVFHYLTSKLIKGIGPKIAEKIIEKFQEKTCYILDINPERLSEVAGISDTRCANICKQLCEQKILRKTLLFLQEYNIPIHYGVRIFKKYQEKSIEKICEDPFLLAREMEGIGFKTADFIAMKLGVPKNSESRLCAGIEHSLEELQEEGHTCYPLELLTEIVAKLLNQDVFESPITLEEIQTQILNMQSRKLLYTQDIAGTLHVWTRYLYLAEKTIVADLKRVLFSSRRTRSIDGEKAIAWVEDNLSVTLAEQQQEAIKACFSEKLLIITGGPGTGKSTITQAILKIFEQVTHKIILAAPTGKAAKRMTEITQKHSVTIHALLQYDFKTKSFRKNHDNPIDCDLIIVDESGMIDTHLLHHFLKALPDYTTLVFIGDIHQLPSVGPGNILKDLITSNKITVIRLNKIFRQVHDSGIVTNAHRVNEGEFPILYPETGRRDFLFFQKDDQEEALNHIIHLITQFVPKKYHIYPQDIQVLAPMKKGTLGIYNLNKALKHALNPKKANLHGRFQSYAIGDKVMQTRNNYNKEVFNGDIGYVSTINFEEKSVVVRMEGRHISYSFSELDDLVLAYATSVHKYQGSESPCIIIPIHTSHFMMLYRNLLYTAITRGKQLVILVGTKKAIAIATRNNRVQHRCTGLADALKKLDSK